The sequence tttcaatcggatggtaaggggtggtttaaaccatttttagtccgatcgagaggacatgtaaacacttaatcggatggaacatgttcctggaaagttctgcgcatgtgcaatgacgtatgacgtacggatgttttcgtggactgtgcgcatgtcaaaagatctaatccaattctaatcatgtgtcatgtgaacgcgcataacaatctgattactttatactgCATTCATGTAAACACTGCGATCAgattcgtcaatctgattgaattcagtctgatctgattaaaaagtgtccatgtaaacgcacctagtgtgtgtgtgtgtgtgtgcgcgtctcaCTCACCCCTCAAACAGACCGTTAGTGCTCGGTTGGTTCTCTAGTGCTTCTCTGGGTGTGTTGTGAGAGCTCTGAGCCATGGCCGAGCGGCTCGGTGTCCTCTCCTGGACCTGCAGCTCTCGGCATGACGCCAGCTTCGACTCCAGAttctgaaacacaaacaaacaaagacatAAAATCAGCTCCATGGTGAGTGGAGTACAAGTTTACAttccacacaaaacaaacaagacacacacccctacaccaAAATGTAGGAGAAGAACACAAACGACTGCAGATTAAAATCAGTAGAAATGTttgagtgggttttttttttttttttaatacttactCCGACTTTCCTCAGCAGCTCTCCTACGATGTTGAGAGCAGAAATCCGTGCTGAAGTCGTCAACGGCGTCCCGGTTAGACCTTcgactgaatcacacacaccacatcatgaACAAACATTCATCAGAACTTCAGTTTAGcttgttattatttttgctcTATAAATTTGGTCCTCATTAAACATGAGAAATTTAaactgatattgtgtgtgtgtgtggtctcacTTCTGCTATAggaggatggtggtgtgtgaaaCGCGCTCCCTGGGCCCACTGCTGTTCTGACCGGTGTTGTGAGGAGTGAGGAATGAGCGGACGGTGTGTGTGATGCCATCGACTCAACCTTCTCTCCGTCCACTGAAAGGCTAAGGGATGGTTTGCGGTCCTGTTTCTGTTTCACAGCCAGCTCCTGCCTCAGAtctacagacacatacacacacacacacagagtcccaTGACTtacacataaagacacagaagtTAAAAAAATCAGTCACCTCCTGGGTGAATAAGATTATCTATTACTTCATAACGAGCTTTTTATTAAGACTGTAAAGCTGAATttaaaactaattaaaatatgttaaaatttGCTAAAAGTGAAGCTAATTAAACATTATgcatactgatactgaaatcaATTCTAACCTAATAAAGCTTTagggacaaaaaacaaaacaaaacaaaaaacatcaaaacGGGAATCATCTCAACAAATCTGAATCCAAATCCGATTCCAATCTTCGTTATAAGATCAGACTGATTCGTCTCATCTGATCCACCACAAACATGAATTCGATAAACTACCTACGCAAAAAGCTTTAGATTAATATGGGACTTCTGCGTCCTGTAACACGAAGTGGAATATTTAAAAGCGGTCAAAGACTAAACACCTGAAAATTCCACATTCTCAGAGATTTAGCTtaggtggaggcagaaagatttccctgacCGCTTTATCAAgatttgttagtttgtttttaaacaatggcTGGTCAAAATCTGAATTTATCTGACTATGTTcggtcactcactgtccaggaccgcgaatgttatttgaaaaaaatgaacTTTAACGGACAGAACCGGATCGGCCGACCCGTACACGCTCACTCAGTGGATGGACGATGTGACAGGATGACCTCCGGTTGAGTGACCTGACATGTACACCTATCTGATAGAAAAACCGAGCGCTTCTGGCGACTGTAGATAGGGAGATGACCCAAACAGGCTTTGTATAGCCTCCAGTCGTTAGATATCAGTTAGCTAACTTACACGCTAAAAAGTTAGCACTACGTGAGAAATCATTTAACTTGTTCATCAATTTCTGATGAGGTGGACATGTgtaagaaatatttagacacgAAATCAAACCATAAACCGTACCAATGAAAAAGACTAGTTTCTTTAACTTtatctgatatgaagtgtgcGCTGCAAACACGAGCAAACGCAAGCATTCTTCTTAAACGAAAATGTATTAGTGTGGACATGGTCTTAGTCGATGTACCCATGAATCTGTGTGTATTCAGATCTCACCTCGAGCTTCATCCTTCAGTCTCTGCACCGACTCCAGCAGATTCTCCTTCTCGTCCAGTTCACTCTCCAGAAAAGCATTTCTCTCGATGACATGGTTCATCCTCTGCTCAAAGTCCTCCAGAGACATGATGGTGGCCCTGAGAGACGAGAAAAGAGTAGTTTAAGAACCAGAAACCATTTCTTATCCTCGAGCACAACCACTATACAGTTACATGTGCTTTACAACAAGCCTGCACGCGGTGTAATGTGGTTTTATTCAAATCTCCCACTTTCCCTTCATTATCAGTAAGTAACGGCATCACAGACAATCAAAAGTGTAATGAACCGCTGCGTGTCCTGTTCCTCACGCACCTTTTAGCTCTCTCAAGGTCATCATTGGCCTGCTCCAGCTCTCGGATATACTTCTGTAACTGGTCCTTGATGGCGGTGGTTTCGGCTAAATCCCCCTCCAGGGCAGAAATCCGTATGTAGGTCTCAGAGTGCTGCACCTCGTACTTCTCCTGGAGAGACACGAGACACAAAGAACAGCTAGTctattctctcacacacacgcagtttGCACTTACAGTACAATGCCAAACTGATGGTCTTTAACTTTGTCACAGCTCCAGGGgacaaaaaaagaacacaaactTCAGATGCCAACCATGTCCAAGCAGAAGAAAGATTTATCAAGTTCATCTGAATCATAAATTCTTAAAcactttatatttaatttaatgttgttTAACTAATAATTTTGATATGGGATGACCaggaatatacactatattgccaagacattttggacaacttcattggggatgaccacttcctgttccaacatgactgcacaccagtgaccaaagcaaggtccataaagacatggatgagtgagtttggtgtggaggaacttgactggcctgcacagagtcctgacctcaacctgatagaacacctttgggatgaattagagtggagactgtgagccagaccttctcatccaacatcagtgcctgacctcacaaatgtgctgctagaggaatggtcaaaaattcccataaacacactcctaaaccttgtggatcccagaagagttgaagctgttatagttgcaaagggcgggacaactccatattacattcatgtgcatgtaaagacagatgtcccaaaacttttggcaatatagtgtagctataCCATAAATAAACTGTAGATCTATTTAAGATCCTAGATCAAACTGATTGTTTATCATTTCTTTTCCTACACGGAtaaaggatttttaaaaaaccttccagagacacacacacagtcatcagcTGCTTCTCAGGGTCTCAATCAGCCCTGTTGTTTtcctctgactgtgtgtgtgtgtgtgtccttctgaCTAACTGCCTGTGTgattaaaaacagacagagatgtgcgcacacacacacacaccatccgtgaACTGGAAGACCTGGTGTGTATCATAAACATTTATACCAATACCCACACAaccaatatcacacacacaactggtagtgtatattattaaaacatttatactaATACTAGCTGTAGTACTGCAATTCACAACACCAAAatctacacccacacacaggtTAAAATACCTGTTTACGATCAAATGTAACCCTGTACTAAAAGCACTAAAGGTATTGAAGGATCACAGATGAAGGCATAAGGGCGGAACATCCAAAAGGAAAACAGGACAATCGGAGCACAAGCGTCAAACAATGGCCTCTTTTTATCCAGATCTGCATTCATGTCACTTTAAACCGCCGCTTCGTG comes from Hemibagrus wyckioides isolate EC202008001 linkage group LG02, SWU_Hwy_1.0, whole genome shotgun sequence and encodes:
- the nde1 gene encoding nuclear distribution protein nudE homolog 1, whose product is MSDSEPPTFSSVEEERDYWKERAAHHQQRSDEARDELQEFQQMSRDYEAELETELKQCEARNRELLATNNRLRSELENFKEKYEVQHSETYIRISALEGDLAETTAIKDQLQKYIRELEQANDDLERAKRATIMSLEDFEQRMNHVIERNAFLESELDEKENLLESVQRLKDEARDLRQELAVKQKQDRKPSLSLSVDGEKVESMASHTPSAHSSLLTTPVRTAVGPGSAFHTPPSSYSRIEGLTGTPLTTSARISALNIVGELLRKVGNLESKLASCRELQVQERTPSRSAMAQSSHNTPREALENQPSTNGLFEGMVKRLDFGPKMVV